The sequence ACGGCGACATCACCGGCTCCTTCGCCGAGCTGATCTGGCAGCGCCGCAGCTACGAATTCGCGATTTACTACAGCCCCTACGAGCAAGTCGGTGGCATCCGCGTGAAGCTCAACGACTTCAACTACAGGGGTACGGGTCTGCCATTCGTGCCTTACACCCCAACCGATTTCACCAAGAAACGCCAGGGCCTCTATTGAGGGGGTAACAGCGGCAATGGACTCGGTCCATCCAGCACTTCACCACCCACCATCAAGTGGCTCCCGGTGAAATCCACACCCACCAGGACCGTCTGATCGAGTTTCAACCCAGGGGTCAGGGCCTGAATCATCACCGCTCCGCTCAAGTTGGCGCGGCTCAAGTTGGCGTCACTCAGATCCGCATTGCTGAGCCGGGTGTCCTGCAGCAGTGCACCCTCCAAGTTGGCGCCAGTGAGATCCGCTCCTTCCAAGTTGCTTTGGCGTAGATCCGCTCCGCGCAGGTCCGCCTCGCGCAGATCGATGCCGTTCAGCATCAAGCCCCTCAGGTCAGCTCCGCGCAGATCACAGCCAGGGCAGCCCGGCCAAGCCGGGGCACGCAGCACCGGTGCCGCCGTAAACGGCTCGACAATCAGCGGAGCAGATTGCAGCGATCCCTGGCAGCAGAGCAAGGCCAGCGCAACCCCAGCCGATCCACTCCCAAGCCAGCCGATCGCCATCGCCGTTGCGCCGCTATCTCATTCATAGACAGTGGCGCAACTGTCCGCCACGGATCAGGCGGCTTGGAACTGACGCAGATAGGGGAGCCCTTGGGCCGTGGCCTTGAGCGCATCGTCATTGGCGAGCAACTGACCCGTGGCATCCCACTGCCCGCTGAGCAGCATCTGCTTGGGACCCGGCGCCAAGGTCAAGGGCCACTGCTGATCTCCGCTCGAGAGGGTCAAAGCATCAACATCGACCACGAAACCCGCGGTCGCATCGGCCTCAGCCGCCGCCTGAATCGCCAGCATGGTGTCGTGATCGGCTGTGAGGCAGGGAATCCCAAGCGCCAGGCAGTTCCCATAGAAAATCTCAGCGAAGCTCTCGCCGACCACCACCCGGATCCCCCAACGCATCAGGGCCTGCGGTGCATGCTCACGGCTTGAGCCACACCCGAAATTGCGGTTCACCAGGAGCACGGACGCCTCTTGATGCTCCGGGCGATCAAAGGGATGCGCCCCAGCCAACTCGGCGCGGTCATCGGCGAAGGCCGCAGGGCCCAAAGCATCGAAGGTGACGCACTTGAGGAAGCGGGCCGGAATGATCCGGTCGGTGTCGATGTCATCGCCGCGCACCACAACGCTGGTGCCAGAGACACGGCTGATCGAACCGGAAGGGAAAGGAGTGGAGCTAGCCATCGGTTGAGAAGAAAAACGCGGTCTGAAACCCGATCAATCAGGCGTTGAGTAACGCGCGCACATCACTGACGCGGCCATGAATCGCTGCTGCAGCCACCATCGCTGGGCTCATCAACAGGGTGCGGCCGCTGGCCGAACCCTGGCGCCCCTTGAAGTTGCGGTTGCTGGAGCTCGCGCTGATCTGGCGGCCTTCCAAGCGGTCGGGATTCATCGCCAGGCACATCGAGCAGCCCGGCTCACGCCACTCAAAGCCAGCGGCTTGAAAGACCTTGTCGAGGCCTTCGGCTTCCGCAGCGGCCGCCACCTGCTCACTGCCCGGGACCACAAAGGCCTTGATGCCCTCAGCCACGTGACGTCCCTTCGCCACCGCTGCCGCGGCCTGG is a genomic window of Synechococcus sp. A10-1-5-1 containing:
- a CDS encoding pentapeptide repeat-containing protein, coding for MAIGWLGSGSAGVALALLCCQGSLQSAPLIVEPFTAAPVLRAPAWPGCPGCDLRGADLRGLMLNGIDLREADLRGADLRQSNLEGADLTGANLEGALLQDTRLSNADLSDANLSRANLSGAVMIQALTPGLKLDQTVLVGVDFTGSHLMVGGEVLDGPSPLPLLPPQ
- a CDS encoding 3-isopropylmalate dehydratase small subunit, with the protein product MASSTPFPSGSISRVSGTSVVVRGDDIDTDRIIPARFLKCVTFDALGPAAFADDRAELAGAHPFDRPEHQEASVLLVNRNFGCGSSREHAPQALMRWGIRVVVGESFAEIFYGNCLALGIPCLTADHDTMLAIQAAAEADATAGFVVDVDALTLSSGDQQWPLTLAPGPKQMLLSGQWDATGQLLANDDALKATAQGLPYLRQFQAA